In the genome of Phycodurus eques isolate BA_2022a chromosome 11, UOR_Pequ_1.1, whole genome shotgun sequence, the window TCCCCCTTttctgcatgcgtgtgtgcgtgtgtattgtATACcaaagcacgcacgcacgcacacacacacacacacacacacgtattttACTAGTGCCTTTTTTCTATGCTGTGTGTAATGACTGTTCAGTgaagtttttcattttgactgactCGGGGTCTGTTCTGAGGCAATAGTTTGGTTTTGCAGGAACAGTCAGGGGCTTTGTGAATTcagctagattttttttttttatgtgtttaagGTCTTGAGAAAATGGGTGTCGATTTGAAGAAATGTGGTTTAGCTACTGAGAAGAAAAACTGTAAAGTACTAAAGTACACGCATCGTATTTTCCCAGATCTTTGTGAAACCAGCAGCTTGGGTCTTGCGCTTATCAAAACACGAGCAGAGTTCAGGAGACACACGAGGGGAcggagggagagagagacagagagagagagagagagagagagagagagagagagagaaagaatggGGGGAGTGAGCGAGAGAAGGGgagggagagaaagagaagggggtcgagagcgagagagagaaaaagcgaagagagagagagagagcgagaagggagagagagagagggttgGTCGTTCGGGGCGGTGCTCAGCTGATCCCCTTCCACTTTTTCTTCTCCATGTTAGCTCTCAAACGTCGCCGGCAACATGCCTAAAGCGTGACAGTAAACTGGTTTAGCTGGGTGAcgggaagaaaagaaagaaacaaacaacaatgtgtCGGAACACTGACTTGCATTAGAGGCGCGACTGGAGACGCGGCGACCGGAAACACGGCAAGATGGCCCGTTTGGAGTTCAAACGACAGGAACCGTGACGATGACTTAACGTTAGCTGGGTAAGTTCACCGAATAACCCCAGACGCGCTTGTTGTGTTTATATGCGTGTTGTGACTTCGCGGAGTGTAACAGATGGCcgaaaacattttatgtttttacctGTTACACGTCATGACAGATGGGATGACAGAAACATAAAGTTGCGAACATGGAGCCTCGCGAGCGCCATTAGCTCGTCGCTTTCTTTGATCCCTTTGGCTGCCGAGTTTTGTGGTTTCCAATGCTATATTTGTGGGGAGTTGCTAAAGTGTGATACTTCGTAAACTCGCGAATGGaggcttgtgtgtttttttttttctggtcagaGGGAGGAGCCGCACCCATAATTCTGTCCTGTACTGGAATTTCATCTCCCCTCATTCATTTGCCTTTTAACCCCTACTTGTGGGAAAGTAGGGCCGAGAAACTTGCCACAAAGTTATAGTGTTgctctttttaatttaaaaatagtgTAGGAATAAATGCTTAATTtctatgtttttaataataagtGATATGCGTACTACTTGTATTGTTTGAAATCAATGTCATTACACACTATACATTTGGAAAGGGACTTTTGATGTGAACACTGTCCGCTAGCACCAAATGACCATTGATCAATTAATCGTTTGCTCTTTCATTATTCTTTGGGATCACGTTCCAAAATGGTCTCTGTAGAAGGATACGAAAGCATACATTCGAATTGGTTTTTAATTTGGGAGTGTTTGTTTGATTGGTATTTTTTGTTCCATAATAGTTGTATGCATTTAGATGTGCGGTATCTAATTAATGGTGCTTTCTTTTGCCGTCACCATCTCCCCAGCCAGCAATATGGCACGTCGCTCTCAATGTTCTTCTGCCGGGGATAACCCCCTGCACCCCAACTACCTTCCTCCTCACTATCGCGAAGAGTACCGTCTGGCAATTGACGCACTGATTGAGGAAGCGCTGGAAGGATATTATGAgtttctccaaaaagcagatGTGGTGGCCTTCCTGTCCACACCTGAGATCCAGTATATTCAGGGCTCAGTCCACGTTCCTCAGCAAAGCACCTACCAAGAGCAAACTTTTCTCGAGAGTGGAGGAGACAGCTCCTCGGACACTTATTGGCCAATCCACTCGGACCTGGACGCCCCTGGCCTGGATCTTGGCTGGCCTCAGCCTCATCTTTTCGGTGGCCCCACAGAGGTCACCACTCTGGTTAACCCTCCTGAGCCTGACATGCCGAGTATCAAGGAGCAGGCTCGGCGACTTATCAAGAATGCTCAGCAGGTCGGTGTTTGTTCTTTTATGTCAGCAGACTACATGACCATCACTGAGTTTTCACACTTGTCATATGTGTTTTTTGTCTCCACAGGTGATTGCCATAGTAATGGACATGTTTACTGATGTTGACATATTTGCCGATATTTTAAATGCTGCCATGAGGAACGTTGTCGTCTATATTCTTTTAGACGAGCAGAACGCACATAATTTCATGAACATGGTGTCCAACTGCAGAGTAAATCTACAAAGTATCCAAGTGagtcctttaaaaaatatatatactttatgtCTGAGCAGGGAGGGATGTCGTTTAATGTGCATACCGCGTcagagacgcacaaaaattagcagggaagCATCAAGCATATTCATTCTGCATCTGTAGACGCATGGTTTAAGACCCGCCctacgtacgtgtgtgtgtgtgtgtgtgtgtgtgtgtgtgtgtgcatgcatgcgcacaTGCACGCGTATGTGAGTGTGTTGGTGAAGAGCTTCCTCACAGCGAATCAAAAGTATGAATtatgtcttggtgctagccagtTAGAGGCAGAGTAGGGCAAGTTATCATTCCATGCAATGGACTCGGGagttttttctggactcgatacattttcattgttgtggtaacacccgccaCACCGTTCACGACACATCAAGCCGCTGGCAGAATGGCCTTTGCTTCATAGACGCATACAACTGGGATGCTTAAGTGAAAGTCaagttttgggaaaatatatcgtcctaaaaaaatTTGCTACCGTGGCTGgctgaaacataatatattgagagagaggaagagcaaTGGATACCATaataatattgtacaaataaaaatctgcaatatagcgggaccgcgaagcaacAACCGTCATATAGCGTAGGATTACTGTTATCTGTACTCCATGATGATAAGTTTCaaggactcattgttccagggctgggactcattgtcattgtttccagacgtgcatcctgggactcacatagtttcaagtgtaaaatgatctatgcctGAGGCATTCTGTTGTACTAGctaatgtacatttttgtgaTCACAGCTCCCTTCAAAActagttaaaaatgtaattatttcatATCCTTATT includes:
- the fam83ha gene encoding protein FAM83H isoform X3, encoding MARRSQCSSAGDNPLHPNYLPPHYREEYRLAIDALIEEALEGYYEFLQKADVVAFLSTPEIQYIQGSVHVPQQSTYQEQTFLESGGDSSSDTYWPIHSDLDAPGLDLGWPQPHLFGGPTEVTTLVNPPEPDMPSIKEQARRLIKNAQQTSRTHIIS